A region of the Mesoterricola sediminis genome:
GCGAGGGCGGTGCGGTCCGCGGGATCCACCTCGAGGCGGTCCAGCCGCTCCAGGCTCAGCACGGCCATCTCCCCGCCCATGTCGGGCACGGAGGCGCCCACGAGGCCCGTGTTGGCGCCCTGGGGCACCACCCGGACGCCCTCGGCCCGGCACCGGGCCAGCAGGGCAGCCACGGCCTCCGTGGTCGCGGGACGGGCCACGAACCGGGCCCGGCCCTGGCCGTAGCGCCAGCCGGTGACGTAGGGGGCCATTTCCTGGGGATCGGTGATCAGGCCGCCCGGCCCGAGGAGCGCCTCCAGGCCGGACGGGACCGGGGCGCTCAACGCCCCTCCCCGGCCGCGGTCATGCGGAAGATGGCCTGGGCGTTGCTCGTGTCGAAGCCCAGGTCCAGCCCGCCCGCGGGCAGCGGCCGCCGGGTGATGAATTCGAAGAAGCTCCCCGGCACGCGCTGGACGACGGCCCCCTCCGGGGTCGCGAAGGTGCGCTCGACGGCGTCGGCCCGGTACGCGGTCTGCAGGACGCGGCCCGTGGCCGAGACCTCCACGGCGTCCTTCATGGGCCGGCCCAGGGCCTTCTGGCGGGCCGCGAGGGCCTCCACGTCGGGCACCCGGTCCGTGGCGTGGTTGAAGGCGTTGCCCTCGGTGGCGATCCAGGCCATCTCCGGGCTCGCCTCGGCGAGGACGCGGTAGTCGTCCAGGGCGGGCGCGTCGTGGTGGCGGTCGAAGCAGGCCGCGAGGTCCGGCAGGAGGGAGACGGCCTCGGCGGGAGCCAGGCGCCCCTCGCCCCCGAGCCGTTCCAGCAGGGCCGCGGCCCGCGGCGGGAGGGGATCGGCGGAGCTCGCCAGCACCCGCTCCGCGGCGCCGCGGAAGGCGGCCCCGAAGCCCTCGGGATGGAACTCGCTCACGAAGTACTGGGGCACGTCCTCCGGCAGGTCCAGGTGGCGCCAGGCCCGGCCCGTCATGGCCAGGCGGTCCAGGGGGTAGGTCTCCGCGCAGGCGAAGCCCAGGGGCCGCAGGATGCGCGTCAGGGCCTCCTCCCCGGGCGGCAGGGCCCCGCAGGGGGCCAGCACGGTCCGGACGGCGCCGTGGTCCAGCACGAGGGGCCGCCCCTCCCGCGCGAGGTCGTCGGCGTAGGCGCGCGCGGAGGGCACCCGGCCCAGGAGGTCCCTCAGGAGGATGAGCGCGAGGGCGAAGGCGATGCGGGCGCGGTCGGCGGACGGCGCGGGCCCGGCCAGGGCCTCGGGCACGCGCACCGCGCCCAGGAGCACCCGCGCGCGCCGCGCGCCCAGCGCGCCCGCGACGAGGCCCTCGAGCAGGTCGTCTTCACCGCCAGCCTTCCGCATCCCGCCTCCACGGGGACAGTCCCCGATGGTTGGATGCCGCCCGGAATCAGGGCGTTCCCATCAAGGTGTCGGCGCCGCAGATGTAGCCCTTGAGGGCGCTGGCGGCCACGGTGGCCGGGCTCGCGAGCCAGACCTGGCCGGGTCCGCTCCGGCCGGGGTTGTTGCGGTTGATGGCGCTGATGGTGACCTGGTCGGGCCGGGTGGAGACGCCGGGCCCGGCGTTGATGCAGGCGCCGCAGCCGGGATCCAGGATCCGCGCCCCGGCCTCGTCGAAGGCCCTGAGCCAGCCCTGGGCCTCGGCGTGGGCCCGCACGTCCTCGCTGCCGAGCTGGATGAAGAACTGCACGCGCAGGGGCACGGTCATGCCGCGCGCGAGGCCCCAGCTCACGACCTCGTAGACGCGCTCGAGGTCCTCCCGCTTCGCGCCCGTGCAGCTGCCCACGTAGGCGATGTCCACGTCCACCTGGCGGTCCAGGGCCGCGAGGGGCAGGCCGTTGCCCGCGAAGCCCGGCGAGGCCAGCATGGGCGTCACGGCGGAGCAGTCCACCTCGAGCTCGCCCTCGTACACGGCCCCGGGATCGCTCCGCATCCAGGGCACGAGGCCGATCCTGCGGCCGCGGCGCTCCTCGACGTAGCGCACCGTCTCGGCGTCCGGGGCGATGATGCCCGCGAAGGCGCCGGAATCGGCGGCCATGTTCGTGAGGGTGGCGCGCTCGTCGGTGCCGAGGCCCGCGAGGGCCTCGCCCTCGTACTCGATGATCCGGCCCTTCACGTGGCCGTCCCGGAAGAACGGCAGGGTGAGGAGGTGGAGCACCAGGTCCTTGGCGAAGACGCCGGGGCCGAGCCGGCCCTTCAGCTTCACGAGGACGCTGGGCGGCACCGTGACCCGCACGTCGCCGGTGACCCAGGCGCAGGCGATGTCGGCGGCCCCGACCCCGAAGGCCAGCGCGCCGAGGGCCCCGGAATGGGAGGTGTGCGAATCCGTGCCGACGATGACCTGCCCGGGCAGGGCGTACCGCTCGGCCATCAGGACGTGGCAGATGCCCTCGCAGCCCGTCTCCGCGTCCTCGCCGTGGAGGCGGATCCCGTTGGCGGCGCAGAACTCCTCCTGCATGCGCTTGATCCGCCTGGCGGCGTCGGCGATGCCGGGCTGGCCCTGGTCCTGGGTGTAGAACCGGCCGAGGAAGGTGAGATGGTCGCGGAAGGCCAGGATGCTGTGGGTGTCCTCGAAGGGGACGCCCTCCCCCAGGCGGTCCTTCACCATGGCCACGGCGAGGGGGGTCACGGTCTCGTGGGAGAAGCGCCAGTCGGCCTTCACCAGGATGCCGTCCCCGGGGGCCACCGCCTCGAGGCCGCAGGCGTCATAGCCGAACCCGTGCCGGGCGGCGCGGGCCAGGAGCTTCTCCCCGTAGGTCATCGGGCGGGGCGCGCGCGAGACTTCGGGCAGCCGCGCCTCCTCCCGGAGCCGGGCCTGCGTGTACTCGAAGATGCCCCCCGCCCTGACGATCTCGGCGGTGAGGGCGTCGAGGCCGCGGGTGAAGAGGTCCATGGGCAGGTCCTCGCCCTGCCGGATGCGCTCGACGAGCCCCATGTCCGTGGACGTGAGGAGGCCGAGGGCGTGGCACTGCTGGCGGTAGGCGGGATCGAAGCTCTCCGCGATGACCAGGCGGATGCCCGCGGCGCGCTCGGCGTAGGGCGCCGCCTCGCGCGGGCCGCCGCCGCCGTGGCGCTTGCCCGAAACCACCACCTGGAAGCCGCCCCGCTTGATGAAACCTTCGTGCATCGGGAAGGTCCCACCGCAGAGGCAGCCGAGGTAGGCGAAGTCCCCGAGGCGCTGGCCGAAGTAGAAGCACACCCAGCCGGGGGCGATCTCGTCCACGGTCACGTAGTCCCGCAGGGCGGTCACGCCGACGCGCAGATCCTCGCCCTGGAACTGGCTCCGGAGGCGGGCCGGGTCTTCGCTGAGCAGAAGAACCCGGCCATCGACCTTCACGGAATCCCCCTTCATGTCACAAGAATGCCACAGAACCCGGGGATGGGGGAGGGCTACTTGCCCTCTTCCTCGAGCTTGGCGGAAAGATCGTCGAGGTGGGTGAGGAGGCGCTGCGCGAAGGCCTCGTCCTCCAGGATGGTGAAGTCGTCGCCCTTGACCTCGAAGATCTCGATGGTCAGGTTGGCCTCGCCCTCGGCCTCGTCGCCGGCCTCGGAGTAGGCCTGGACCTCGGCCAGGGGGGCCATGATCGCGAAGTGGCGGCCTTCGAAGTCCACCTCCTCCAGGATCGCGAACTCCTCCTTCTCGCCGTTCTCGTCCTCGAGCTCCACCACCTCGATCTCGTCCTGGTGGTCCTCGTCGTGGCCGCAGCCGCAGGTATGGTTGGGGTCGTTGTGATCGTGCTCGTGGGCCATGACGGGCTCCTTACAAGCCTCCAGACTAGGGCTTTTGGCCTTTCGCGACCAGCCCTTATTTGCTGCCGCCCACCCGCACGCGGGCGGCCCCCGGCCCGGTGACCACGGCCTGCACCAGCTTCCGGTTGGTGGGCATTTCCAGCCTAATGCGGTCCCCGGCCGCCCCGGAGGACTTGGCCACGGCGTCCACCGAGATGGTGAGGTCCCCGTCCACCAGTTCGAGGCGGACCGGGTCCCCGGCGTTCACCAGGGGTATGGCCTCCACGTCGGTCCGCACGAGGAGGTGTCCCTCCGTGACGGGCCCGCGCAGCCGGTGCCCGGGGGGCACCTCCCGCAGGGCGCCCGCGGGGGGCACGCCCTCGAAGTCCACCGGCTCGAGCAGCGCGGCCTCCAGGGGGGTCTTGCGGGGCTGGGCGGCCCGGAACTTCAGGAGCTTCCCGGCCCAGCGCCCCTCCAGGTCCACCCGGACCATGCCCAGGTTCCGCCCGTCCGCCAGGGCGTTGAAGGATACGTAGAAACGCCCGGTGAGGTCGTTGCGGCTGAGGTGGGCGGGCTCGAAGGCCAGGTCCCCCTTCGCCGGCCGGGGCAGCACGGGCATGTGGACGACCTTGAAGGTGTAGCTCCCGTCGCGTCCCGCCGCCTGTTCCTGCACGTAGGCCAGGGCCTGGGCCTGGAGCCGGTCCCCCGGGGGCAGGACCACCGCCTCGCCCCCGCGGAGGAGCGCGCAGCAGAGGAGGAGGACCGCGGCCTTCATCGCTTGAGGGCGGCCACCAGCTGGAGCATGTTGTCCGCCGTCTGGATGGTCTTGGAATTGGCCTCGTAGGCGCGCTGGCCGATGATCATGTTCACCATCTCGTCGGCCATGTCGACGTTGGAGACCTCGAGGAAGTACTGCTGGATGGTGCCGAGCCCGGTGAGGCCCGGCGTCCCGTCGATGGCGTCGCCGCTGGCCAGGGTGGGCTGGAACAGGTTGCGGCCCAGGGCGTTGAGGCCGTTGGGGTTGATGAAGTTGGAAATGGTGATCTGGCCCACCTGCTGGGGGGCGGTCTGCCCGGGCTGGGTGACGGACACGGTCCCGTCGGTGGCCACGGTGACGCTGGTGGCGTCCTGGGGGATGGTGATCTGGGGATCCAGGGGGTTGCCGTTGGCCGTCACGAGGTTGCCGTTCTGGTCGAGGCTGAAGGAGCCGTCCCGGGTGTAGGCGAAAGTCCCGTCGGGCATGGTCACCCGGAAGAAGCCCGCGCCTTCGATGGCCATGGAGTACTGGTTCGTGGTGCTCTTGAGGCTGCCGGTGGTGAACTCCTTCACCATGGCCGTGAGCCGCGCGCCGTGGCCGATCTGGATGTTGCCGGGGAACGTGGTCGTGGACGTGGTGTTGGTGCCGGCCGTGTTGATGGTCTGGTAGAGCAGGTCCTGGAACTCGGCCCTGGACTTCTTGAAGCCCGTGGTGTTGATGTTGGCCAGGTTGTTGGAGATCGTGTCCATGTTCACCGTCTGCACGTTCATGCCGGCGGCGGCGGACCACATGGCTCTCATCATGGCTCACTCCTGGGGATGGGGCGGTTTCACCTGCCCGTCGAGACGTCGCTGATGCTCTTGGCGTCCATGTCGTTGGTGATGGTCGAGGCGGCCTTGAGGCTCATCTCGAACAGGCGGTTGAGACGGATCATGTCGATCATGCAAGTGGCCATGTCCACGGAGCTCTGCTCCTGCGAACCCTGGACCACCTGGCCCGCGGCGGCCTTGGCGGTGGCGCCGCCGGGGTCGAAGCGGTTGGCGCCGACCCGCTGGAGGGCGTCGGTCTGCTGGTAGTCGCGGATGTCCAGCTGGCCCCTGGGCTCGGGCCCCTGCTGGACGGTGCCGTCGGGAAGGACGGTGAAGGCCGGATTGGCGGTGTCCAGGACGATGGGCTGGCCATTTTTGCCCAGCACCGTGGCCCCATCCAGGGTCTGGAGCTCCCCGGTCCGGGACAGGGTGAAGCGCCCGTCCCGGGTCGCGAGGGTC
Encoded here:
- the flgA gene encoding flagellar basal body P-ring formation chaperone FlgA, yielding MKAAVLLLCCALLRGGEAVVLPPGDRLQAQALAYVQEQAAGRDGSYTFKVVHMPVLPRPAKGDLAFEPAHLSRNDLTGRFYVSFNALADGRNLGMVRVDLEGRWAGKLLKFRAAQPRKTPLEAALLEPVDFEGVPPAGALREVPPGHRLRGPVTEGHLLVRTDVEAIPLVNAGDPVRLELVDGDLTISVDAVAKSSGAAGDRIRLEMPTNRKLVQAVVTGPGAARVRVGGSK
- a CDS encoding aconitase family protein — its product is MKVDGRVLLLSEDPARLRSQFQGEDLRVGVTALRDYVTVDEIAPGWVCFYFGQRLGDFAYLGCLCGGTFPMHEGFIKRGGFQVVVSGKRHGGGGPREAAPYAERAAGIRLVIAESFDPAYRQQCHALGLLTSTDMGLVERIRQGEDLPMDLFTRGLDALTAEIVRAGGIFEYTQARLREEARLPEVSRAPRPMTYGEKLLARAARHGFGYDACGLEAVAPGDGILVKADWRFSHETVTPLAVAMVKDRLGEGVPFEDTHSILAFRDHLTFLGRFYTQDQGQPGIADAARRIKRMQEEFCAANGIRLHGEDAETGCEGICHVLMAERYALPGQVIVGTDSHTSHSGALGALAFGVGAADIACAWVTGDVRVTVPPSVLVKLKGRLGPGVFAKDLVLHLLTLPFFRDGHVKGRIIEYEGEALAGLGTDERATLTNMAADSGAFAGIIAPDAETVRYVEERRGRRIGLVPWMRSDPGAVYEGELEVDCSAVTPMLASPGFAGNGLPLAALDRQVDVDIAYVGSCTGAKREDLERVYEVVSWGLARGMTVPLRVQFFIQLGSEDVRAHAEAQGWLRAFDEAGARILDPGCGACINAGPGVSTRPDQVTISAINRNNPGRSGPGQVWLASPATVAASALKGYICGADTLMGTP
- the flgG gene encoding flagellar basal-body rod protein FlgG — its product is MMRAMWSAAAGMNVQTVNMDTISNNLANINTTGFKKSRAEFQDLLYQTINTAGTNTTSTTTFPGNIQIGHGARLTAMVKEFTTGSLKSTTNQYSMAIEGAGFFRVTMPDGTFAYTRDGSFSLDQNGNLVTANGNPLDPQITIPQDATSVTVATDGTVSVTQPGQTAPQQVGQITISNFINPNGLNALGRNLFQPTLASGDAIDGTPGLTGLGTIQQYFLEVSNVDMADEMVNMIIGQRAYEANSKTIQTADNMLQLVAALKR
- a CDS encoding flagellar hook-basal body protein; translated protein: MDPAYYVAAGSLKARSFQLDVVSNNLANTSTPGYKPEKSFFALFNKARDEGQGLPLSGYLNDGTVLASRGTDFSQGVLKTTGRTLDLALDGTGFFMVKAQGRTLATRDGRFTLSRTGELQTLDGATVLGKNGQPIVLDTANPAFTVLPDGTVQQGPEPRGQLDIRDYQQTDALQRVGANRFDPGGATAKAAAGQVVQGSQEQSSVDMATCMIDMIRLNRLFEMSLKAASTITNDMDAKSISDVSTGR
- a CDS encoding 2-oxoadipate dioxygenase/decarboxylase family protein → MRKAGGEDDLLEGLVAGALGARRARVLLGAVRVPEALAGPAPSADRARIAFALALILLRDLLGRVPSARAYADDLAREGRPLVLDHGAVRTVLAPCGALPPGEEALTRILRPLGFACAETYPLDRLAMTGRAWRHLDLPEDVPQYFVSEFHPEGFGAAFRGAAERVLASSADPLPPRAAALLERLGGEGRLAPAEAVSLLPDLAACFDRHHDAPALDDYRVLAEASPEMAWIATEGNAFNHATDRVPDVEALAARQKALGRPMKDAVEVSATGRVLQTAYRADAVERTFATPEGAVVQRVPGSFFEFITRRPLPAGGLDLGFDTSNAQAIFRMTAAGEGR